The Pseudomonas saponiphila DNA window CCGTGGCCGGTGTTGACATTGATCAGCAGTTCCACCGGCAGCAGGTGGACGATGGCATAGGCCACGCCGACCCCGCCCAGCAGCACACCGAGAAAATTGAATACACCGGAAAAGAATACGGCCAGGTGCGGCGGCATGGCTTTGGTGTAGATAACAGTGGCAACCGCATTAGCGGTGTCATGAAAGCCGTTGATGAACTCGTAGGCGAGGACAAAAGCCAGGGCGAGCAAGAGGCTCACAAGCACCCAAGCATCCAGTCCGCTGAATAAATCGATCATGAAGGTTTTCTGACCCGGTCATAAGGGGGCGCGATTATGCCAGAAAACCCTGGTAATCAATGCACAAGGTGCTCACCGGTAACATTCTTCAACGAAAAAACTGACCCAGAGCAGAGTTTTTGTCGATTCTCTTCGAGCCCGGCAACCCATTGAGTTTATTGGGTTTGGGCGCGATGAGCGCGGGTTCGACCGGCGTGAAGCAAAGGTTAAAACGATCGTATTAAATTTCAGCGAAAGGGCCTGCCGGGTGCCAATTCTCGTCCGGATGGGACAAGGTGGCGAAGGGCCCGGGGTGGCGAGCATCAATAGTCTGCCAGGCCGCCGAGATCATCGTGCGGACCAGCGAGCAAGCCCTATGAAAGTCAGGCCGCCAGCATTATGGCTGTTCGGCCTTGAGCTCTTTTTCCATCTTTTGCAGTTCTTGCATGAAAGCCTGGTCGCGAATAGTTGCGCGTTTGCGCCAGGGTTTGCGTTCCGGTTCAGGCTGGGCGGCATAGCGGGTGATCTCGCCGCCGTAAACTTCCTTGTAACGTTGTTCCTGGCGCTCAAGTTCCGCGCGCAGTTCGTCTTTCGTCACAGTGTTACCTAATTGAGTAAAGGTCCATTCCGGTGCAACGCATTGCCTGTGGGCGACTATAAGAATCCGAATCGAGCCTCTGGGGCTGCTGATTCCTGATCCGTTCTAGCGTGCCTTTTGTTGCATGCGGCCACGTCACCGGATGAAGACAACTGTCGTAGCAACAGTAGTGCTGGTTGCAAGCGGATTGGCCGAAACTGGTTTGAGGTCAAGCGCTTGCGACAGGTGATCGATTACAGCCTAGTGTCACCTGGACGAGGGGGAGCGGGACTCACTCCGTGTTCCTCGCTCGTGCAGTATAGCCGCGGCGAAGAATAACTCTATGGGCGACAAGTTTAAAATAGCCAACTTCATTGTGAGCATTTTGTGACACGAAAGTTCGAAACACTTCCTACTCGATGCTTCCTGTTTTCGTACTCGACCAATGGAATTCTAGATGGGGCGTCGCTGCTCTTTATACAAGTGGCGAATGGAAAAACATCGCCTAGCCCGGATTTCTCATGACCGCATAAACAAAAACGGCTGAAAGCCTTATGATTCTTGTCGCCAAACAAAGCCCCATAAGTCTTCAGCCGCGCACAAAATGCTACCAGAAAAACTCCACTTTTCACCCCTCTCTCGCCGCCTCGTCGAGGCCTCTTTCACCGGTGGTCACATCACCTCGGATGCGGGCTTGTTGCTGCTGCGCGAGGTCGACCGGCAACATGGCTTGACCCGCCGCCTGGCCAAAATCGTTCCCGATCGGCGTGATCCTGGGCGTGTCCAGCATGGACTGCAGACACTGCTCGCCCAGCGTATCTATGCACTGGCCGCCGGCTACGAGGATCTCAACGATCATGACGGCCTGCGCCATGACTACGCGCTGCAGACTGCGGTCAACCGCCTGCAACCGCTGGCCGGCAAATCCACTCTGGGGCGCCTGGAACAGCAAGCCGATCGCGAAACGGTGGTGCAAGCCCATCGCCTGCTGTGGGAGCACTTCATCGCCCAGCATGACCAGGCGCCGGCTGAGATCGTGCTCGACTTCGATGCGACCGATGTGCCGGTGCATGGTGATCAGGAAGGGCGCTTCTTCCATGGCTATTACGACCATTACTGCTTCCTGCCGCTCTATGTGTTCTGTGGTCGCCATCTGCTGGTGAGCTATTTGCGCCCGAGCAACATCGATGGCGCCCGACACAGTTGGGCCATCCTGGCACTGCTGGTCAAGTTCATTCGCCGCTTCTGGCCAGAGACCCGCATCGTGTTCCGCGGTGACGGCGGTTTTTGCCGACATCGCATGCTCGACTGGTGTGACCGCAAGCAGGTGGATTATGTGGTGGGTCTGGCCCGCAACACCCGCCTGCAGCGGATGGCGGCGCCGGCCATGCAAGCTGTCGCCGAGGCCTACCAAGAAACCGGGCAGAAGATGTCCGGCGTGTATCGCTTCCTCTATCAGGCCGGTAGTTGGCGTAGGCGCCGCCTGGTCGTGTCGCGCCTGGAACATGGCGAGCAGGGTGCCAATCCACGCTTCATCGTCGTGTCCCGCTTTGCCGAGGATGCTGCCCAGCAGTACTACGAAGACTACTGCGGCCGTGGCGACATGGAGAATCGGATCAAGGACCAACAGTTGGATCTGTTCGCCGACCGCACCTCCAGCCCACGCTGGTGGACCAACCAGTGGCGGCTGATGCTGTCGGCCTTTGCCTATGTGCTGTTCGAACGGCTACGCGATCATCTCCAGGGCACCGCATTGGCGCGCATGAGCATCCATAACCTGCGCTTGAAACTGCTCAAGATCGGTGCGGTGATCATTCGCAACAGCCGGCGCATCCGCGTGCTGATCAGCGAGGCCTATCCGCATCAGGAACTCTTTGCGGGGCTGGTTGCCCGCCTCAAGCCGACCTGAACAGGCGGGCGCCCCCGGCCCGGCTCAATGGGGGAAAGGGGGCAGTGCGCCCCATACGCGGGAATTGAATAAAAAACGATCAATTTTTAGCGGTGGAAGGCAGGTTGTTGATACACCGAGGCTTCACCGGCCACGCCTGCCGGCCTCATGAGAAATCCGGGCTAGAGCAAGCTTTGGCTGGCGATTATTACTATGAGTTTTTGCAATAAAAGAGTGCGAGGGAGGGAGGTGTCCTCAAGCGCCGCAGATTGCGATTATCGGTCGTCGGTTCGATAATCGCCCAATGTTGCCGCTGGTAGCTTGTGCTGTCTCTCCAATACGGCTTGTAATACGGCCGAATTTTGTCGCGGGGAACCTGAAATGAACGATCAGATGCGTAACTCCTTTACCTCGGTGGCGCCACCGATCGTGGCTTCGGCGGCGAAGAGGATTCAGGCGTTGACCGGTGACCCGGATTTCATGACTTCTCTGGCCCGCGGTCTGGCCGTGGTGCAGGCCTTCCAGGAGCGCAAGCGCCACCTGACCATCGCCCAGATCAGCCATCGCACGGAAATTCCCCGGGCCGCGGTGCGTCGTTGCCTGCACACCCTGATCAAGCTGGGCTACGCCACAACTGACGGGCGTACCTATTCGCTGCTGCCCAAGGTGCTGACCCTGGGCCATGCCTACCTGTCGTCGACGCCCCTGGCGGTTTCCGCGCAACCCTATCTGGACCGCATGAGCGAGCAGCTCCACGAAGCCTGCAACATGGCCACTCTGGAAGGCGACGACATTCTCTACATCGCCCGTTCCGCCACCACCCAGCGCCTGATTTCCGTGGACCTGTCGGTCGGCGGGCGCTTGCCGGCCTATTGCACGTCCATGGGGCGCATCCTGCTGGCGGCCCTGGACGACTCTTCGCTGCACGAATACCTGGAGCACGCCGACCTGCAGGCCAAGACCAGCCGCACCCTGCATACACCGGAAGCCTTGCTGGAATGCCTGCAACAAGTGCGTCAGCAAGGCTGGTGCATCGTCGACCAGGAGCTGGAGCAGGGGCTGCGTTCCATCGCGGTGCCGGTGTACGACGCCTCGGGCCAGGTGCTGGCGGCATTGAACGTCAGCACCCACGCCGGCCGGGTCAGCCGCGCCGAGTTGGAACAGCGTTTCTTGCCCGGCCTGCTGAGCGCCAGCCGCGATCTGAGCGCCCAGCTGTTTGCTTAAGCTGTTCGATAAACGCACAGATCCGCCTCTGGCGAATTGACGCTGTTTCCCCTGGCTCATTAATGTCGCGGCAGCGTCATCGGCGGCCAGCCGGCATTGCCGGTCTGCGGCCGATGACCCGTCCAATAATAATGAAGAGGCCAACTCATGTGCATGCTCTCCCTGCGTCGTTGCCGTGACCGTTCCTGCCGTCCCGCCCGAGTCGCCTGACTGACTCCACCCTTTCTACGTGACCTGATCAGCCCCTGGCGGCCTTTGCTCGCCTGCGTTTTAGTGTGGAAATAACAACAATGAACCAACCTCAATCCGCTGTAGGGAACTGCCTTGATGTGCAGTCCTTCATCAATGCCCAGCCCTTGTCCCGTTACCAGTGGCGAGTGGTGATCCTGTGTTTTCTGATTGTCTTCCTCGATGGCCTGGACACCGCCGCCATGGGCTTCATTGCCCCGGCACTGTCCCAGGACTGGGGCATCGACCGCGCCAGCCTCGGCCCGGTGATGAGCGCCGCGCTGATCGGCATGGTCTTCGGCGCCCTGGGCTCGGGGCCCCTGGCCGACCGTTTCGGGCGCAAGGTGGTGCTGGTGGGGGCGGTGCTGCTGTTCGGCGCCTTCAGCCTGGCGTCGGCCTATAGCAGTAATGTCGATCAGTTGCTGGTCCTGCGCTTTCTCACCGGCCTGGGGCTGGGGGCGGGCATGCCCAACGCCACCACGCTGCTGTCGGAATACACCCCCGAGCGCCACAAGTCGTTGCTGGTCACCAGCATGTTCTGCGGTTTCAACCTGGGCATGGCCGGTGGTGGCTTCATTTCCGCCAAGCTGATCCCGGCCTTTGGCTGGCACAGCCTGCTGCTGATCGGCGGCATCCTGCCGTTGCTCCTGGCCCTGGTGCTGGTGGTCTGGCTGCCGGAGTCGGCGCGTTACCTGGTGGTACGCAATCGCGGCACCGACAGGGTGCGCAAGACCCTGGCGCCGATCGCCCCGGCCATCGTTGGCGAGGCCGGCAGTTTCAGCGTGCCCGAGCAGAAGACGGTGAAGGCGCGCAACGTCTTCGCGGTGATCTTCTCCGGCACTTACAGCGTTGGCACCTTGCTGCTGTGGCTGACCTATTTCATGGGCCTGGTGATCGTCTACCTGCTGACCAGCTGGCTGCCGACCCTGATGCGCGACAGCGGGGCGAGCATGGAGCAGGCAGCCTTTATCGGCGCCCTGTTCCAGTTCGGCGGGGTGCTCAGCGCCGTAGCCGTGGGCTGGGCCATGGACCGCTTCAATCCGCACAAGGTGATCGGCTGTTTCTACCTGCTGGCCGGGGTCTTTGCCTACGCCGTGGGGCAAAGCCTGGGCAACATCACCTTGCTTGCCACCCTGGTACTGATTGCCGGCATGTGCGTCAACGGCGCGCAATCGGCGATGCCGTCCCTGGCAGCGCGTTTCTATCCGACCCAGGGGCGGGCCACCGGAGTGTCCTGGATGCTCGGCATCGGTCGTTTCGGTGCCATCCTCGGCGCCTGGATGGGGGCGACCCTGCTGGGCCTGGGCTGGAACTTCGAGCAGGTGCTGACCGCCCTGGTGATTCCGGCGGCCTTGGCCACCACCGCCGTGGTGATCAAGGGCATGGTCAGCCATGCGGACGCGACCTGACGCCATCTCGGCCCGTAGTCGCTGTCGCGGGCCTTGAGGGCCCGCTGCTCCAAGGCCCTGCGCAAGGTTCTTCAAGCCCCATCGCCGCCTGCGGCAACGGCCGCAACCGAGCCGCCAAGGCTGTTTTGGGGTTGCAGAGGGGTAATCGATAGCCCTGCAACAATCTGTTCGATAATCGAACGCTCAGTCGATTATCGGATTGTTTGGGGTCTGGCTCCCGCTTAATCTTCAGTCACTGCGGCGCGCCCAGAGCGCCTTTTTCTCCAGTCGCTGAATAACAATCGGGGGACCCCATCCATGGCTGAAATCCTTTCGCTGCACGACGCGGTGAAGCAATTCGTCAACGACGGCGACACCGTCGCGCTCGAAGGCTTCACCCACCTGATTCCTACGGCCGCAGGTCATGAAATCATCCGCCAGGGCAAGAAAGACCTGACCCTGGTGCGCATGACTCCTGACCTGATCTACGACCAGTTGATCGGTGCCGGTTGCGCTCGCAAGCTGATTTTCTCCTGGGGCGGTAACCCGGGCGTGGGCTCCCTGCATCGCCTGCGCGATGCCGTGGAAAAACAGTGGCCACAGCCGCTGGAAATCGAAGAGCACAGCCACGCCGACCTGGCCAACGCCTATGTCGCCGGCGCCTCGGGCCTGCCGTTCGCCGTGTTGCGAGCCTACGCCGGCTCCGACCTGCCCAAGGTCAACCCGCTGATCAAGACCGTGACCTGTCCCTTCACCGGCGAAGTGCTGGCCGCGGTGCCTTCGGTACGCCCCGATGTCACGGTGATCCACGCGCAGAAAGCCGACCGCAGGGGCAACGTCCTGCTGTGGGGGATCCTCGGGGTGCAGAAAGAGGCCGCCCTGGCCGCCAAGCGCTGCATCGTCACCGTCGAGGAAATCGTCGACGACCTGAACGCCCCGATGAACGCCTGCGTGCTGCCGACCTGGGCCCTGAGCGCGGTCTGCCATGTGCCGGGTGGTGCCCATCCGTCCTACGCCCACGGCTACTCCGAGCGTGACAATCGTTTCTACCAGGCCTGGGATCCGATCGCCCGCGACCGTGAAACCTTCACCGCCTGGATCAACGAATACATCCGCGGCAGTGCCGACTTCAGCGAATTCCAGGCCAAGCTGGCCGCAGCTTCGGAGGCCCAGTAATGAACTACTCCACCAATGAAATGATGACCGTGGCCGCGGCCCGTCGCCTGCAGAACGGCTCGGTGTGCTTCGTCGGCATCGGCCTGCCGTCCAAGGCTGCCAACCTGGCACGCCTGACCTCGTCGCCAGACGTGGTACTGATCTACGAATCCGGCCCGATCGGCGCCAAGCCCAGCGTGCTGCCGCTGTCCATTGGCGACGGCGAGCTGGCGGAAACCGCCGATACCGTGGTGCCTACCGGCGAGATCTTCCGCTACTGGCTGCAGGGCGGACGCATCGACGTGGGTTTCCTCGGTGCGGCCCAGGTCGACCGTTTCGGCAACATCAACACCACCGTGGTTGGTGATTACCACCGACCCAAGGTGCGCCTGCCGGGTGCCGGCGGTGCTCCGGAAATCGCCGGCTCGGCGAAAAGCGTGCTGATCATCCTCAAGCAGTCGTCCCGTTCCTTTGTCGACAAGCTGGACTTCATCACCTCCGT harbors:
- a CDS encoding IS1380-like element ISPa33 family transposase: MLPEKLHFSPLSRRLVEASFTGGHITSDAGLLLLREVDRQHGLTRRLAKIVPDRRDPGRVQHGLQTLLAQRIYALAAGYEDLNDHDGLRHDYALQTAVNRLQPLAGKSTLGRLEQQADRETVVQAHRLLWEHFIAQHDQAPAEIVLDFDATDVPVHGDQEGRFFHGYYDHYCFLPLYVFCGRHLLVSYLRPSNIDGARHSWAILALLVKFIRRFWPETRIVFRGDGGFCRHRMLDWCDRKQVDYVVGLARNTRLQRMAAPAMQAVAEAYQETGQKMSGVYRFLYQAGSWRRRRLVVSRLEHGEQGANPRFIVVSRFAEDAAQQYYEDYCGRGDMENRIKDQQLDLFADRTSSPRWWTNQWRLMLSAFAYVLFERLRDHLQGTALARMSIHNLRLKLLKIGAVIIRNSRRIRVLISEAYPHQELFAGLVARLKPT
- the pcaR gene encoding pca regulon transcriptional regulator PcaR → MNDQMRNSFTSVAPPIVASAAKRIQALTGDPDFMTSLARGLAVVQAFQERKRHLTIAQISHRTEIPRAAVRRCLHTLIKLGYATTDGRTYSLLPKVLTLGHAYLSSTPLAVSAQPYLDRMSEQLHEACNMATLEGDDILYIARSATTQRLISVDLSVGGRLPAYCTSMGRILLAALDDSSLHEYLEHADLQAKTSRTLHTPEALLECLQQVRQQGWCIVDQELEQGLRSIAVPVYDASGQVLAALNVSTHAGRVSRAELEQRFLPGLLSASRDLSAQLFA
- a CDS encoding MFS transporter, which codes for MNQPQSAVGNCLDVQSFINAQPLSRYQWRVVILCFLIVFLDGLDTAAMGFIAPALSQDWGIDRASLGPVMSAALIGMVFGALGSGPLADRFGRKVVLVGAVLLFGAFSLASAYSSNVDQLLVLRFLTGLGLGAGMPNATTLLSEYTPERHKSLLVTSMFCGFNLGMAGGGFISAKLIPAFGWHSLLLIGGILPLLLALVLVVWLPESARYLVVRNRGTDRVRKTLAPIAPAIVGEAGSFSVPEQKTVKARNVFAVIFSGTYSVGTLLLWLTYFMGLVIVYLLTSWLPTLMRDSGASMEQAAFIGALFQFGGVLSAVAVGWAMDRFNPHKVIGCFYLLAGVFAYAVGQSLGNITLLATLVLIAGMCVNGAQSAMPSLAARFYPTQGRATGVSWMLGIGRFGAILGAWMGATLLGLGWNFEQVLTALVIPAALATTAVVIKGMVSHADAT
- a CDS encoding CoA transferase subunit A, producing the protein MAEILSLHDAVKQFVNDGDTVALEGFTHLIPTAAGHEIIRQGKKDLTLVRMTPDLIYDQLIGAGCARKLIFSWGGNPGVGSLHRLRDAVEKQWPQPLEIEEHSHADLANAYVAGASGLPFAVLRAYAGSDLPKVNPLIKTVTCPFTGEVLAAVPSVRPDVTVIHAQKADRRGNVLLWGILGVQKEAALAAKRCIVTVEEIVDDLNAPMNACVLPTWALSAVCHVPGGAHPSYAHGYSERDNRFYQAWDPIARDRETFTAWINEYIRGSADFSEFQAKLAAASEAQ
- a CDS encoding CoA-transferase subunit beta; amino-acid sequence: MNYSTNEMMTVAAARRLQNGSVCFVGIGLPSKAANLARLTSSPDVVLIYESGPIGAKPSVLPLSIGDGELAETADTVVPTGEIFRYWLQGGRIDVGFLGAAQVDRFGNINTTVVGDYHRPKVRLPGAGGAPEIAGSAKSVLIILKQSSRSFVDKLDFITSVGHGEGGDSRKRLGLPGAGPVGIITDLCIMEPEAGTHEFIVTSLHPGVTREQVVAATGWAIRFAEQVAETTAPTEVELTALRDLEARTAAAHGQAPGEA